A single genomic interval of Candidatus Methylomirabilota bacterium harbors:
- the coaE gene encoding dephospho-CoA kinase (Dephospho-CoA kinase (CoaE) performs the final step in coenzyme A biosynthesis.) codes for MSRPFLLVGLTGGIGTGKSTVSAMFQALGCVLIDADVLAREVVEPGQSALAEIVTEFGRGVLRADGSLDRKALGKIVFADALKRKRLEAITHPPIRERLARRLAELAEQRFRGLVVFDAAVMIESGNHRNMDRLVVVVADEATQLARLQARDGTGRDEALRRIRSQMPLSEKAKLADYVIDNSGDRAATETQVRRAHAALMEELRARA; via the coding sequence GTGAGCCGCCCCTTTCTGCTCGTCGGGCTCACCGGCGGCATCGGCACCGGCAAGTCCACCGTCTCCGCCATGTTCCAGGCGCTCGGATGCGTCCTCATCGACGCCGACGTGCTGGCCCGGGAAGTCGTGGAGCCGGGTCAATCCGCCCTGGCCGAGATCGTGACCGAGTTCGGCCGCGGCGTGCTCCGCGCGGACGGGAGCCTCGACCGCAAGGCGCTCGGCAAAATCGTCTTCGCCGACGCGCTCAAGCGGAAGCGTCTGGAGGCGATCACCCATCCGCCGATCCGCGAGCGCCTGGCCCGGCGGCTGGCCGAGCTAGCGGAGCAGCGGTTCCGCGGTCTCGTCGTCTTCGACGCCGCGGTGATGATCGAGAGCGGCAACCACCGGAACATGGACCGTCTGGTGGTCGTCGTCGCCGACGAAGCGACGCAGCTCGCGCGCCTGCAGGCCCGCGACGGGACCGGGCGCGACGAGGCGCTCCGGAGGATCCGCAGCCAGATGCCGCTCAGCGAGAAGGCGAAGCTGGCCGACTACGTGATCGACAACTCCGGAGACCGCGCCGCCACCGAGACCCAGGTGCGGCGGGCGCACGCCGCGCTGATGGAGGAGCTTCGCGCACGCGCGTGA
- the rsmA gene encoding 16S rRNA (adenine(1518)-N(6)/adenine(1519)-N(6))-dimethyltransferase RsmA, with product MSTQRRALGQHFLRDPGVARAIVDLVAPTASDLVVEIGPGEGALTAELARRAGRVIALEVDRALVAGLALRFPGVEVLEADARAWDYRELAAPAGGRVLVVGNLPYSVGKPILTALIRARTAIYEMALMLQREVAERVAAPPGGKTYGSLSILTQLYCDVRVALRVPPGAFRPPPQVESAVLHLRVLPAPRVPLADERRFHSIVRAAFGQRRKTLANALAAGLGIPPGSARGAAEAAGIDARRRAETLTIPEFAALAARLS from the coding sequence GTGAGCACCCAACGGCGGGCGCTCGGTCAGCACTTCCTGCGCGATCCCGGAGTCGCGCGGGCGATCGTCGACCTGGTGGCGCCGACGGCGAGCGATCTCGTCGTCGAGATCGGTCCCGGCGAAGGCGCCCTGACCGCCGAGCTGGCCCGCCGGGCGGGGCGGGTGATCGCGCTGGAGGTCGATCGCGCGCTGGTGGCGGGCCTGGCCCTCCGCTTTCCGGGTGTAGAGGTGCTGGAGGCCGACGCGCGCGCCTGGGACTACCGCGAGCTGGCCGCTCCCGCCGGGGGCCGCGTCCTCGTCGTCGGCAACCTCCCCTACAGCGTCGGCAAGCCCATTCTCACGGCGCTGATCCGGGCCCGCACCGCGATCTACGAGATGGCGCTCATGCTCCAGCGCGAGGTGGCCGAGCGGGTAGCGGCGCCGCCGGGCGGCAAGACCTACGGGAGCCTCAGCATCCTCACGCAGCTCTACTGCGACGTCCGCGTCGCGCTGCGGGTGCCGCCGGGCGCGTTTCGTCCCCCGCCGCAAGTGGAGTCGGCCGTCCTCCACCTGCGCGTGCTGCCCGCGCCGCGCGTGCCCCTCGCCGACGAGCGCCGGTTCCACTCGATCGTTCGCGCCGCCTTCGGCCAGCGTCGGAAGACGCTGGCCAATGCCCTGGCGGCGGGTCTCGGGATCCCGCCCGGGAGCGCTCGGGGGGCGGCCGAGGCCGCCGGAATCGATGCCCGCCGGCGGG